From a single Plutella xylostella chromosome 5, ilPluXylo3.1, whole genome shotgun sequence genomic region:
- the LOC125491405 gene encoding uncharacterized protein LOC125491405, producing the protein MGKVRTRKKRKKDDEGDKSDVETTSSESEVEVLDISKPYLVTDYKRRYPEDSGAAEFVVFVESSNAEMPIGTRDLMSISSCIKRFNKGVKYLRSMNKFKIAIYFEKASLANAFLNNSTFLKDYQFKANIPAQSTEITGIIKNVPTNLTNKKIFTMLSSYKKIISVRRFTKRTKIDNNFILQPLQTVAITFATSVLPDYVDLDGWRHDITAYVPPVKQCFRCLRSKEAS; encoded by the exons ATGGGGAAGGTGagaacaagaaaaaaaaggaagaAGGATGATGAGGGTGATAAGTCCGACGTAGAAACGACGTCGTCCGAATCTGAGGTTGAAGTTTTAGATATTTCAAAACCTTATTTAGTAACAGATTACAAGAGGCGTTACCCAGAGGATTCCGGAGCTGCAGAGTTTGTTGTTTTCGTAGAGTCCTCCAATGCGGAGATGCCCATTGGAACAAGAGACCTTATGTCCATATCGAGTTGCATTAAAAGATTCAACAAAGGTGTAAAATACCTGAGATCAAtgaacaaatttaaaattgcaatatattttgaaaaggCCAGCCTTGCAAATGCCTTTTTGAACAACTCCACGTTCCTCAAGGATTATCAATTTAAGGCTAATATACCAGCACAAAGCACAGAAATTActggtattattaaaaatgtgcCCACCAATctgacaaacaaaaaaatcttCACCATGCTGTCTAGTTACAAGAAGATCATATCTGTAAGGAGATTTACAAAGAGGACAAAGATtgacaacaattttattctacaGCCCCTGCAGACTGTAGCCATCACCTTCGCGACGTCAGTACTTCCAGACTACGTCGACTTGGACGGATGGCGGCATGATATTACAGCGTATGTTCCTCCAGTCAAGCAATGTTTCCGGTGTCTCAG GTCCAAAGAAGCCTCTTGA
- the LOC105391318 gene encoding 14 kDa phosphohistidine phosphatase, producing the protein MLKLPHKLISSIPYFVSPNIITGSSFQLTLRNMSTKALADVPKVDIDPTGIFKYILINVYDKEKNGEEPTITIVRGYQRCEYHSDIFDEVQAKLNPLYCECLGGGRMSHDPENKKLHIYGYSQGYGKADHEITAKIVKEAFPAYTISISDEGY; encoded by the exons ATGTTAAAATTACCTCATAAGCTTATTTCCTCAATCCCGTACTTTGTATCGCCGAATATAATTACCG GTTCCAGTTTCCAACTCACATTGAGGAATATGTCAACGAAAGCATTAGCTGATGTGCCTAAGGTGGACATAGATCCCACtggaatatttaaatacatattaataaatgtatatgaCAAAGAGAAAAATGGTGAAGAACCAACTATAACTATTGTGAGAGGATATCAGAGGTGTGAATACCATTCTGATATTTTTGATGAG GTACAGGCCAAGCTGAACCCACTATACTGTGAATGTCTCGGTGGAGGCAGAATGTCTCATGATCCTGAAAACAAGAAGCTCCATATCTATGGCTACTCTCAGGGTTACGGGAAAGCTGACCATGAAATCACAGCTAAAATAGTCAAAGAAGCCTTCCCAGCTTACACTATTTCTATTAGCGATGAAGGATATTAA
- the LOC105386808 gene encoding 2-(3-amino-3-carboxypropyl)histidine synthase subunit 2, translated as MTNFTTDAKICLEREVEVRDTYDEIKDIRKQFDVDDTCKWISENNFERVCLQFPDELLGVSAKVYEEIKSNVDVDLYILGDTSYACCCVDSVAAMHVQGHAVVHYGRTCLSKTDIPTHIVLPKRDLDVEEVMLALKNRFESDDDVKLCLYYDAEFEHCVDTLSNHWFKHYPHSYIARVEKEDKPNRYLGRVVFNINKEEVPIETIKHCICVYLGSRGQTVFNYTISVEASEWYYLDPASSSIERMDETTWFKRRRFLVEKCKDANTVGILVCKLSGEQTKDIICRMKQLCKVNGKKSYIVSVGKPNVAKLANFPEIDIYVMIACPENDLYSNRDFYKPIVYPFELEVALNSNRPPYFTTHVTDFDELLPGRRYYCDVSHVADSFDVSLITGKIRETKVEADDTTSTDLVEKQNWALENIGKNLQQRSWTGLEQNLGQTEVKKAEEGRKGIALQYSNEP; from the exons ATGACCAATTTTACCACTGATGCAAAAATATGCTTAGAGCGCGAAGTGGAAGTTCGGGACACGTACGATGAGATTAAAGACATAAGAAAACAGTTTGATGTTGACGATACTTGCAAGTGGATTTCTGAGAACAACTTCGAAAGG GTTTGCCTGCAGTTTCCTGATGAACTACTAGGAGTCAGTGCAAAAGTATATGAAGAAATAAAGAGTAATGTTGATGTCGACCTTTACATCCTTGGGGATACCTCATATGCATG CTGTTGTGTGGACTCAGTAGCAGCCATGCATGTGCAGGGCCACGCGGTGGTGCACTATGGCCGGACATGCCTGTCCAAGACTGACATCCCGACACACATTGTGCTTCCTAAAAGAGATTTGGATGTTGAAGAGGTCATGCTGGCTCTTAAGAACCGATTTgaatctgatgatgatgtaaagCTTTGTCTATATTATGATGCTGAGTTTGAGCACTGTGTGG ATACACTGTCAAACCACTGGTTCAAACATTACCCTCACAGCTACATAGCTCGCGTAGAGAAGGAAGACAAACCCAACAGATACCTGGGAAGAgttgtatttaatattaataaggaaGAGGTGCCAATTGAGACTATCAAACATTGCATTTGTGTGTATTTGGGATCCAGAGGACAGACTGTATTTAATTACACCATATCTGTTGAag CTTCCGAATGGTACTACCTCGATCCAGCTTCTTCTTCCATTGAGCGCATGGACGAGACCACCTGGTTCAAGCGCAGGCGATTCCTCGTAGAGAAGTGCAAGGACGCCAACACTGTGGGCATCCTTGTCTGCAAGCTGTCTGGGGAACAGACCAAAGACATCATCTGTCGGATGAAGCAGCTATGCAAAGTGAATGGCAAGAAAAGTTACATTGTGTCTGTCGGGAAACCAAATGTGGCGAAGCTGGCTAACTTCCCTGAG atcGACATTTACGTCATGATAGCGTGCCCAGAAAACGACCTCTACAGCAATCGAGATTTCTACAAGCCAATTGTCTACCCCTTCGAGTTGGAGGTGGCTCTGAACTCGAACCGGCCTCCATACTTCACCACACACGTCACAGACTTCGATGAGCTTCTACCTGGAAGAAGGTACTACTGTGACGTCAGCCATGTCGCAGACTCATTCGACGTCAGCCTCATTACTGGCAAGATTAGAGAAACTAAAGTCGAAGCAGATGACACTACCAGTACGGACCTAGTGGAGAAACAAAACTGGGCTCTAGAGAATATTGGGAAAAACCTCCAGCAGAGATCTTGGACAGGATTAGAGCAGAATCTAGGACAGACGGAAGTGAAGAAGGCGGAAGAAGGAAGGAAAGGCATAGCGTTACAGTATAGTAATGAGCCGTAa
- the LOC105386809 gene encoding coiled-coil domain-containing protein 124-B: MPKKFVGENSKAVAARARKENAKQEKDQKLKKTIEDAAWQEDDDKVIKKQQKKEEQEKKRLEQLQKKAEAKALLEKEMESIKTAPKVAAPAPKITRAQITQMKEKTIKPEVKPVPSRVVVEEPKLEENLNRIQLDGEVAQSVEEAISVLSDAKADIDKHPEKRLKAAYTAFEEATMPQLKAENPTLRLSQLKQLLRKEWLKSPQNPLNQKF; this comes from the exons ATGCCTAAGAAATTTGTGGGGGAGAACAGCAAGGCAGTGGCGGCCCGGGCTCGCAAAGAGAATGCCAAACAAGAAAAAGATCAGAAGCTCAAAAAAACTATAGAAGATGCGGCCTGGCAGGAGGACGACGACAAAGTCATCAAGAAGCAGCAGAAGAAG GAAGAGCAAGAGAAGAAGCGTCTAGAACAGTTGCAGAAGAAGGCAGAAGCCAAAGCTTTGTTGGAGAAAGAGATGGAGTCCATCAAGACGGCTCCAAAGGTGGCGGCACCGGCTCCCAAGATTACTCGCGCTCAGATCACGCAGATGAAGGAGAAAACTATCAAGCCCGAAGTAAAGCCTGTg CCTTCCAGAGTGGTGGTCGAGGAGCCGAAGCTAGAAGAGAATCTCAACAGGATCCAACTGGACGGAGAAGTGGCGCAATCTGTAGAAGAGGCTATTTCTGTGCTCAG TGACGCGAAGGCAGACATAGACAAGCACCCTGAGAAGCGCCTGAAAGCTGCGTACACGGCTTTCGAAGAAGCCACCATGCCGCAGCTGAAGGCTGAAAACCCTACCCTCCGCCTGTCACAGCTCAAGCAGCTGCTGAGGAAAGAATGGCTCAAATCGCCCCAAAACCCATTGAACCAGAAGTTTTAA
- the LOC105391307 gene encoding uncharacterized protein C19orf47, with protein MNTGTLRMDSHYTGLWVSFFTTAGIPSDVAATYALTFTENRIQNDMLLDLNKEYLRDMGITRMGDVIAILRHAKQVHENAARDRVLNSANGPKVPVAAVAGRLTSVAQAKPSSPASRMLEHYTRNSTPEVSPPKPAQKRKLADTSAESEPALDIKKNRSIRFGKPQAIVPEGPLVKQTVFARLGGSEPARPAPAPAPAPARPIFSRLGAKSDAPKEPISAPPIPVPKDALKYEGILKSNPVKKVMTVTASKNNIRKIAVGTMRADESPVSVKEKLAVPSKTKSVKFSNKVEYKEIEKVSKPVQPAKFTPVFNKPERRLSMPDGSVQAGVKARLGTKDANNFTITKNVFKRLGV; from the exons ATGAATACAGGGACATTAAGGATGGATTCCCATTATACAG GTCTTTGGGTGAGCTTCTTCACAACAGCTGGTATCCCGTCGGACGTGGCCGCCACCTACGCCCTGACCTTCACAGAGAACCGGATACAGAATGACATGCTGCTGGACCTCAACAAGGAGTACCTGAGGGACATGGGCATCACGCGCATGGGGGATGTCATTGCTATACTCAG ACATGCCAAGCAAGTGCATGAGAATGCAGCCAGAGACAGAGTGCTGAACTCGGCAAATGGCCCCAAAGTGCCAGTAGCTGCAGTCGCCGGCCGCCTCACCTCTGTTGCTCAGGCTAAACCTTCTTCAC CCGCAAGTCGCATGCTGGAACATTACACTCGCAACTCCACGCCGGAGGTGTCGCCGCCCAAACCCGCACAAAAGAGGAAACTAGCAGACACAAG tgCTGAATCTGAACCAGCTTTAGACATCAAGAAAAACCGCTCCATCCGCTTCGGCAAGCCACAAGCTATTGTCCCTGAAG GTCCTCTAGTCAAGCAGACGGTGTTCGCCCGCCTCGGGGGCTCGGagcccgcgcgccccgcccccgcccccgcccccgcccccgctcgGCCCATCTTCTCCAGACTCGGGGCCAAGAGCGACGCCCCCAAGGAACCAATCAGCGCACCCCCCATACCCGTACCCAAAGATGCCCTCAAGTACGAAGGCATCCTCAAGAGCAACCCAGTCAAGAAAGTCATGACAGTCACCGCCTCAAAGAATAATATAAGAAAGATAGCAGTTGGAACAATGAGGGCAGACGAATCGCCTGTGAGCGTTAAAGAGAAGCTAGCGGTACCGAGTAAGACAAAGTCTGTTAAGTTTTCCAATAAAGTTGAGTACAAGGAGATAGAGAAAGTGAGTAAGCCAGTCCAGCCGGCTAAGTTCACTCCTGTGTTCAATAAGCCCGAGAGGAGACTGTCTATGCCCGATGGGTCAGTTCAAGCCGGGGTCAAAGCCAGGCTGGGTACGAAGGATGCTAACAATTTCACAATCACTAAGAATGTTTTCAAGAGGCTGGGAGTGTGA
- the LOC125491406 gene encoding GATA zinc finger domain-containing protein 14-like: FEFYPFWKTTYISIFFPQALLTVLCCLAVNSAAENQKPVNSSVPLPTDNASAPSAPTFQLQPLHIFHHPFRIYASGAPYSNLFNLNTPYSLPTKPGYTIPGLQEPQKAASHLVPVKEEAFVLHSQNGFLKDSYGNKFVGNPQTVAYKTTFPQQYVRLQDLPLHLSQPLVAAPGYAFNAPQFTTPTRHIPGTPNNYRFNHAAPFQSHPGHKQATSFPTAHPTSPQQQSSNSRTVYTNRSPGYNGQPFQRLQQKPQVNYGPATLQQPQSAKQVTVTTANNNGKAAAVSLATKPPLPLLDVNLLKPLTFSNPIVPQVQHFLPPITYRLPETQIVKHNNEFVVQKTKSYDTGFINDSRENDSDSDKTKSSTKPAQNTNSYKTSHNVKPSDTPKHSPENKNNSPKFRETYNEHVIKYDKKTQHEPENYSYNKQVEDKPVHYSFSTTSKEPIKTVHYENHNHNQSPKQPIRPEHTRQDERENNNSQNSSEEASSENDSRESDESQEGGPVYHNRGSEEERPKQNYQNRPGHKQRQYHYANLRHGGYHTQSSNPTFRPSPADNTRHHKLNQLVQDRPAAIIYGTPSKSPQLTQGPKPPVQNFHVQSINPEYYEENVRLVPKQQNNPPKQVYHSQHPDRPVHIENHNQNIYQHQNKQNSHHGNNNNRHPVSHPHPPPPNHQDHRNVPSHPAAQSNFEPSPHPPSQTYEPTPHVVEKSRKIIIQEETPDEMHSHREQMIAEMVSQGENNEEDFDEAYKNAAFGFPGYDRDPEEIEKDIYNPASYGVNVNHDEYNIDSSPFEQYQKENDDYPTEARSGYKNTVDDMKEDYYLDYSVARPESLLDMHKSKVNYYKMFKQDRPTYYEEEPEKKQRFEKFVVDPGLFGYQPSKKAKGYLAALQEAPEYEYDYAKEAPKEGYAFHSGPIRRKTQFVEPQFQYGFEPISLPSILDSELSAMASNHSPDSETPGVRKKIYQENWYIKKTSTNEPAN, from the coding sequence TTTGAATTTTATCCTTTTTGGAAAACGACttatatttctatatttttcccTCAGGCGCTACTAACAGTCTTATGCTGTTTGGCAGTCAACTCGGCAGCAGAGAACCAGAAACCAGTGAATAGTTCAGTACCACTTCCTACAGACAATGCCAGTGCGCCCAGTGCCCCCACGTTCCAGCTTCAACCGCTCCACATATTCCACCACCCCTTCAGGATCTACGCCAGCGGGGCGCCCTACAGCAACCTGTTCAATCTGAACACTCCATACAGCCTGCCAACAAAACCTGGCTACACCATCCCCGGACTCCAGGAGCCGCAAAAAGCCGCATCGCACCTCGTTCCTGTGAAAGAAGAAGCATTTGTTCTCCACTCGCAGAATGGGTTCTTGAAGGACTCCTACGGGAACAAATTTGTGGGCAATCCGCAAACAGTGGCGTACAAGACAACGTTCCCACAGCAGTATGTGAGGCTTCAGGACCTCCCCTTGCATCTGTCTCAGCCGCTCGTGGCTGCGCCCGGCTACGCCTTCAACGCACCACAGTTCACTACACCAACTCGACACATTCCAGGGACGCCAAACAACTATAGATTCAACCACGCAGCTCCTTTCCAATCCCATCCTGGACACAAGCAGGCGACAAGCTTCCCCACTGCACACCCAACGTCGCCGCAACAACAGTCCAGCAACAGCAGGACTGTGTACACAAACAGAAGTCCAGGGTACAACGGCCAGCCGTTCCAGCGATTGCAACAGAAACCGCAAGTGAATTATGGCCCGGCGACGTTACAGCAGCCGCAATCAGCCAAGCAAGTGACCGTGACCACAGCCAATAATAACGGCAAGGCGGCGGCGGTCTCCCTCGCCACCAAGCCGCCACTGCCTCTACTGGACGTCAACCTTTTGAAGCCGTTAACATTTTCGAATCCGATTGTGCCGCAAGTTCAACATTTCCTGCCACCAATTACTTACAGGCTTCCTGAAACGCAAATTGTGAAACATAATAATGAGTTTGTAGTGCAAAAAACAAAGTCCTACGACACTGGTTTTATAAATGATAGTCGTGAGAACGATAGTGACTcggataaaacaaaatcatctaCAAAACCTGCTCAAAACACAAATAGTTACAAAACTTCGCATAATGTAAAACCCAGTGACACGCCAAAACATTCGCCCGAAAATAAGAACAATTCGCCGAAATTCAGGGAAACCTACAACGAACATGTGATCAAATATGACAAGAAGACGCAACATGAACCTGAAAATTACTCTTATAACAAACAAGTTGAAGATAAACCGGTACACTACAGCTTCTCTACAACTAGTAAGGAACCCATTAAAACGGTACATTATGAAAATCACAATCATAATCAAAGCCCAAAGCAGCCCATAAGGCCTGAGCATACGCGCCAAGATGAACGAGAAAACAATAATTCACAAAATAGTTCAGAAGAAGCTTCCAGTGAAAATGACTCCCGGGAATCTGATGAGTCGCAAGAGGGGGGCCCGGTTTATCATAACCGAGGAAGTGAAGAAGAGCGACCGAAACAAAATTACCAAAATAGACCTGGCCATAAGCAACGGCAATATCATTATGCTAATTTACGGCACGGCGGATATCATACACAGAGCTCAAACCCAACATTCCGGCCCAGCCCTGCAGACAACACACGTCATCATAAACTTAACCAGCTTGTACAAGACAGACCCGCCGCTATAATTTATGGAACCCCCTCAAAATCACCACAGCTTACCCAAGGACCTAAACCTCCAGTGCAAAACTTCCATGTTCAATCGATCAACCCTGAATATTACGAGGAAAATGTTCGCTTAGTGCctaaacaacaaaataatccTCCTAAACAAGTTTATCATAGTCAACATCCAGATCGACCTGTTCACATTGAAAACCATAATCAAAATATCTACCAACaccaaaataaacaaaattcaCATCAtggtaataataacaataggCATCCAGTTTCGCATCCGCATCCCCCACCGCCTAATCACCAGGATCATCGTAATGTGCCATCCCACCCAGCGGCCCAGAGTAACTTCGAGCCATCGCCGCATCCGCCATCTCAAACATACGAACCAACGCCTCATGTAGTCGAGAAATCACGCAAAATCATTATCCAAGAGGAAACGCCTGACGAAATGCATTCACATAGAGAGCAAATGATAGCCGAGATGGTCAGCCAAGGAGAGAATAATGAGGAAGACTTTGATGAGGCCTACAAAAATGCTGCGTTCGGTTTTCCAGGATATGATCGCGACCCGGAAGAAATTGAAAAGGACATTTACAATCCGGCTAGTTACGGCGTTAACGTTAACCATGACGAGTATAACATAGACAGTTCGCCTTTCGAACAGTATCAAAAGGAAAACGATGACTACCCTACAGAAGCTCGGTCTGGATACAAAAATACCGTTGACGACATGAAAGAGGACTATTATTTAGACTACTCGGTAGCAAGGCCAGAGAGTCTTCTAGATATGCATAAGAGCAAGGTTAATTACTACAAAATGTTCAAACAAGACAGGCCGACGTACTACGAGGAAGAGCCCGAGAAAAAACAAAGGTTTGAGAAGTTTGTAGTGGACCCTGGCTTGTTTGGTTACCAGCCATCGAAGAAAGCGAAAGGTTACTTAGCCGCGCTGCAGGAGGCTCCAGAATACGAGTATGATTATGCCAAAGAAGCTCCCAAGGAGGGTTACGCCTTCCATTCGGGTCCTATTCGGAGGAAAACGCAGTTTGTGGAGCCGCAGTTCCAGTACGGGTTCGAGCCCATCTCCCTGCCGTCCATATTGGACAGTGAGCTGTCTGCGATGGCCTCCAACCACAGTCCCGATAGCGAAACCCCCGGAGTGCGGAAAAAGATTTACCAAGAAAATTGGTACATTAAAAAGACTAGCACGAATGAACCCGCAAActga
- the LOC125491429 gene encoding uncharacterized protein LOC125491429 → MLHKQSSLPHAQPVQQIQQRQSLQQSESSGSTSLITTNNNSIQSDQTSSDEQIDNSTVISMSAVSSNPALLSTALVEVTNNDKKYTLRALLDSGSQSSFITEAARAKIGATSIKEQLKCISGLNNATLNITEHCKLKIKSLHNSFTAPVKCYVLPMITDRLPQMDIKVSELNIPTSIILADPTFYISGEIDLLLGADIFWDIISSAKIKLGFNKPLLHETQLGWVVAGPMGGKYINSQQTYCNFSKDIQQQLTKFWELEDVPPSEKIESADDNFCEKHFNDTTYRDNDGRFCVTMPLRESSDVLGESYNIAEKRLFQMERKMRNNSSLRQEYNKFMHEYESLGHMTEISDSTSGYYLPHHAVIKESSTSTKVRAVFDASAVTSSGKSLNDIQHVGPVVQDDLFSILLRFRQHQYVVTGDIEKMYRQVALNPGQRHLQQILWRDSEDKPIKIFQLNTVTYGTASAPFLSTRCLLQLAKECTDDKVSESIKHDFYIDDYITGSHSEEELRHTLTSVTEILQSACFPLRKFRTNTPSIFKNFENFIDPKDLDLNSQAGTLGLQWDPADDVFKFPMNLDYSSKITKRSILSDSSKLFDPLGLLSLCTITPKIILQRLWMTKLDWDDPIPSEIEAVWRKFLLSLQNLTTISIPRYVLIKEPTSVELHSFCDASQDAYAVCVYLRSIDISGQVQVKLLCAKSKVAPVKTQTIPRLELCGAVLSARLVSKILQSLRLTISKQ, encoded by the exons ATGTTACACAAACAATCATCTCTTCCACACGCACAACCAGTACAACAAATACAACAAAGACAATCACTACAACAATCTGAGAGTTCTGGATCTACATCTCTAATAACTACAAACAACAATTCAATCCAGAGCGATCAGACTTCTTCTGATGAACAAATAGACAATTCAACGGTGATTTCTATGTCTGCTGTCTCCTCCAACCCAGCTCTTCTGTCTACGGCTTTGGTGGAGGTTACAAACAATGACAAAAAATACACTCTGAGGGCTCTGCTTGACAGCGGAAGTCAATCATCTTTTATAACGGAGGCTGCTCGCGCCAAGATTGGTGCAACTTCAATTAAGGAGCAACTCAAATGCATCTCTGGTCTTAACAATGCCACACTAAACATAACGGAACAttgcaaattaaaaataaagtcatTACATAACTCATTCACCGCTCCGGTCAAGTGCTATGTGCTTCCTATGATTACAGACCGGTTGCCCCAAATGGATATCAAAGTGAGTGAGTTGAATATCCCCACAAGCATCATCTTAGCTGATCccacattttatatttctggTGAAATTGATTTGCTATTGGGAGCAGACATCTTCTGGGATATTATTAGTTCCGCAAAAATCAAATTAGGTTTTAATAAGCCTCTTCTTCATGAAACCCAGTTAGGTTGGGTAGTTGCTGGCCCCATGGGAGGGAAATACATAAATTCACAACAAACATACTGTAACTTCAGTAAAGACATTcaacagcaacttacaaagTTTTGGGAACTCGAAGATGTTCCACCATCAGAGAAAATTGAGTCTGCGGATGACAATTTTTGCGAGAAACATTTCAACGATACTACCTATCGCGATAACGATGGTAGATTTTGCGTGACTATGCCGTTACGTGAATCATCCGATGTATTAGGTGAATCCTATAATATAGCCGAAAAACGGTTATTTCAAATGGAACGAAAAATGCGGAACAATTCTTCTCTACGTCAGGAATACAACAAGTTCATGCATGAATATGAAAGTCTAGGGCATATGACTGAAATATCTGATTCTACATCTGGGTACTACTTACCACACCATGCTGTTATTAAGGAGAGTAGTACGTCCACAAAGGTTCGTGCAGTTTTTGACGCCAGTGCAGTGACGTCATCGGGCAAATCGCTAAACGATATACAACACGTTGGCCCAGTCGTACAAGATGACTTATTTTCGATTTTACTGCGTTTTAGGCAGCATCAATATGTAGTCACCGGTGACATAGAGAAAATGTATCGACAGGTGGCATTAAATCCGGGTCAACGACACTTGCAACAGATTTTATGGCGCGATAGTGAAGACAAACCAATCAAGATATTTCAGCTCAATACCGTAACATATGGTACGGCTTCAGCCCCTTTCCTAAGCACTAGATGCTTACTTCAGCTAGCAAAAGAATGTACTGACGACAAGGTTTCTGAATCCATAAAGCACGATTTTTACATTGATGACTATATAACAGGAAGCCACTCCGAAGAGGAGCTAAGGCACACCCTAACTTCTGTAACAGAAATTCTTCAATCCGCATGTTTTCCGTTGCGAAAATTTAGAACAAATACAccatcaatatttaaaaacttcgAAAACTTCATTGACCCCAAAGATCTCGATTTAAATTCGCAAGCAGGTACATTAGGACTTCAATGGGACCCTGCAGATGATGTGTTTAAATTCCCAATGAACCTAGATTATTCATCTAAAATTACAAAGCGTTCCATCTTATCAGACTCATCCAAGCTGTTTGATCCGCTAGGTTTGCTAAGTCTGTGTACAATCACGCCAAAGATCATCTTGCAGAGGTTGTGGATGACAAAGTTAGATTGGGATGATCCCATTCCTTCAGAAATAGAAGCAGTTTGGCGTAAATTTCTATTAAGTTTACAAAATCTGACAACAATTTCCATACCGCGGTATGTACTTATCAAGGAGCCTACTAGTGTTGAGCTACATTCATTTTGTGACGCATCTCAAGATGCTTATGCGGTATGCGTCTACTTACGATCTATCGACATCTCCGGTCAGGTtcaagtaaaattattgtgTGCAAAATCTAAGGTCGCTCCTGTAAAGACGCAGACTATACCACGGTTAGAGTTATGTGGTGCTGTGCTATCGGCCCGGTTAGTCTCAAAAATATTGCAATCACTCAGACTAACCATAAGCAAACAAT GA